A genomic window from Pontibacillus halophilus JSM 076056 = DSM 19796 includes:
- a CDS encoding NADH:flavin oxidoreductase: MSQVDVLFSNKEMGNITPHNRYVVAPMTRVSAEADGRANERMERYYERYAKGGFGTIITEGIYTDEAHSQGYNNQPGIATKAHVEAWKPIVRTVQEYGTRMIAQLMHAGAQMQGNAYSNTAIAPSSVQPKGEQLGFYGGSGPFPQPEEMSPEQIHSVIASFAHAARAAKEAGFDGVEIHGANGYLLDQYLTDYMNQRSDEYGGSTEEQLTIIEEVIASVREAVGEDFVVGIRLSQAKVSDGQYKWPNGEAKAQTIFSTLGESALDYIHITEPDGLAPAFEEGSGTLSKLAKEYGKLPVIANGKLGAPERAVQSIEQEGADFVALGTSALANPDAPNLIQNGKELREFDFENIMLPEANIKDSELDLDIQ; encoded by the coding sequence ATGAGCCAAGTAGATGTTTTATTCTCAAACAAAGAGATGGGGAATATAACCCCGCACAACCGGTATGTTGTCGCTCCTATGACACGAGTGAGTGCTGAAGCTGATGGTCGTGCCAATGAACGGATGGAACGCTATTATGAGCGCTACGCGAAGGGCGGCTTCGGTACAATTATCACTGAAGGGATTTACACCGACGAAGCCCACAGTCAAGGTTACAACAATCAGCCTGGTATCGCGACGAAGGCACACGTTGAAGCGTGGAAGCCAATCGTTCGCACCGTTCAAGAATACGGCACAAGAATGATTGCTCAGCTGATGCATGCTGGTGCACAAATGCAAGGGAATGCTTATAGTAATACAGCTATTGCCCCATCGAGTGTACAGCCTAAAGGCGAACAGTTAGGCTTCTACGGTGGTTCAGGACCGTTCCCTCAACCTGAAGAAATGAGCCCGGAACAGATTCATTCTGTTATTGCATCCTTTGCGCACGCTGCACGTGCTGCGAAAGAAGCAGGCTTTGATGGTGTTGAAATTCATGGTGCCAATGGTTATTTACTTGACCAGTACCTAACAGACTATATGAACCAACGTTCGGACGAGTATGGTGGAAGCACGGAAGAACAGCTTACCATCATCGAAGAGGTAATTGCCTCAGTACGTGAAGCTGTTGGAGAGGATTTCGTAGTAGGGATTCGACTTTCTCAAGCTAAAGTATCTGACGGGCAGTACAAGTGGCCGAATGGAGAAGCTAAAGCTCAAACCATCTTCTCAACCCTAGGTGAGTCTGCCTTAGACTATATTCACATTACAGAACCAGATGGTCTTGCCCCTGCATTCGAAGAGGGTAGCGGAACACTTTCTAAGCTGGCTAAAGAATACGGGAAACTTCCAGTCATCGCGAATGGTAAACTTGGTGCACCAGAACGCGCTGTTCAATCCATTGAACAAGAAGGCGCCGACTTCGTTGCATTAGGCACAAGTGCACTGGCAAACCCAGATGCTCCAAATCTAATTCAAAATGGCAAAGAACTTCGTGAGTTTGACTTTGAGAACATCATGCTCCCTGAAGCCAACATTAAAGATTCCGAATTAGATCTCGACATTCAATAA